GTTCCActgttatataaaaataaaaataaaaatgaacatggggttttaaaaatccaaaatatttgttatttgaaaGTTTACTAATGTACAGCATAAATGTTACTGGTGAAAACCATTGGTGTTTTGTTGACTGGGAATGCTGCATTTTTCTCTAAGAAATGTATGTCTTACAGTGTATGCTTTTAATTGATGCAACCCATGTATTATGTAAACAGTATagcataatatatttttatattaatttgctgGCGATATGGAATATGCTTATCTCTTTGAATACGATGTGAAGACTGTGTACAATGTGAATGCCTCGTCAAGATGAGAAATAAAGTTTTGCGTTCAAAACTTTAAATTTTGCCAGGCTCGTTTTATAAAACTCCcagtctgcaaaaaaaaataaacaaatgattcTTCAGCTGTTCTTCCCTAACGCGAAAGGGTGGTGACACCACGTACGCTGCCTATAGCTGAACTTTACgatttgcatttttcttccaCATCTGACTCGTTGTGCAATACTGCTGGCTTAGCCAAGAGCAACTGTACCAGCAGCTACAACAGCACTTGACTGCTAGAGAGCGCTTAGGGTGACCCAACCAGGACCCCAATGGATGCAGCAGATAGTTATGCATGCACAGAATAGGCTGCCAGTCCTTCccaagcaaacacaaacaaagctTGGCAACCACTTCATTCAAGGATTCAAGGTGTCTTAGGTGAAgaacaaaaattatttaaatctcaatgttgaaaatgtgaacTCCCCAAAACCTCTCACTTGGGTGTATAAAGCACGGGGGGAAAAAGCTGGTGCAACTGTAGGAAAATCAgtcacaataacaaacaaactgtCCAATCTTGTGTAAGAAAAGTCTGAagcttttatttacaaaagctCTAAAAACAGACACCCTATGTATTGCATAATTTCTCATGTTCTTGAACGGGAATCCTCTACACAGCAGtataaaatgaaaccaaaaatggGAAATATTTCCTATAATCTTCCAATGGAAAATAACATTCAACAGCAGATCACAACCTGTGTTCATGCAACTCACGTCTCCGTACAAGCTCAAGCTACTAGGAAACTATACAGCAAGTGTAAATCATTATCTAAACGCAATGAGTACATGCAGAGGCTGTGAGAAACGTACAGGGATTGTAAAGCAATACAATACAAAGGAACAAACGGCACTCGAACGTGCATTCAGAAAACCAGTACTACAGGTAAAAATAATTCCACTGAAATCTGGGGCTCAAGTTGGTTAAGATTTTAGGCTATGTTAAGAACCGTCGTTTCTTCAACGAATAAAAGCTCTAGActtctttcaattttttaaattttactaaAACACCGCAAATtttcaagtcacttttaaaaCAACGCAAATgaaaaactccacacagacattCCGGATTACCTCATTTCAATTGAATAGTGGCAGTAAGCGTTTCTTCTCCTAATTTATCCTAATTGTAATGGTAAAATTGGTGCACACTAAACTTAGAGTAAAAACCAGTGCAAAACCAGATCACTTGAGCCTTCCACATATCTACCTGTGCCAGTGTCAAAGTGAGCTGCACGTGCTCAGTTATGGGTtgatctcaaaaaaaaaaaaaaaaaaaaccatacacAGATGTCCCTCATATATCAGGGTAAAACCGTACATGTAAGTGACTGGCATATTAGCATCTGAATGAGCCAAACATCCAACCTCAAGCTTTAGCGAccaaaataaaagggaaaaaaagaaaaaaaattaaagaaaaaagaggtAATATTAAGGCTGAGTTTggtagtaaaataaaaatctaagcCCAAGCACATTTTCCACCTTTAAATGCTATGAGTTTAGCGGAAGAATGTCCACGTAGAGAAGGCAACGAAGGGGCGAACCGTCttcaatttaaatttctttACAAGGAAGAAATAACGATCTAGCTTTCCTCTCCAAGGCAAATAATCTGTTCAGGCCTTTAAAGTGCAATTTCCCATGGTCTGTTTcctgaaaaactaaaaaacagttttacagtCCACATTTGAAGAGCTAcacatgagttttttttttttttttttttttttttttaatgaaccaaCCAGtcacttcatgtttttttctttctttttttaacagaagaTAACATGGAACACCTTGACCGTTTGAGGACTGTGACGAATTGCACAATTTATCACGGCCCTGTTTCACAGGAGACCCAGAACAACCTTACCTCtacctatcccccccccccacctttgaGCTCCGGAATCTTCCCAATCCCCTCCCATACATACCGAcgaggggaaaaggggggggcaCTTTGCTGTCAGGCGCGTGCGGCGCTACACAGTGTCAGGACTGCTGCTTGTTGGCCTCCTCCTCGTAGGCGTTGCCTGTGCCGTTCTGGACGTACGACGAGCCGGACCCCAGCCCGTAAAGGTGGCCGCAGTACTTGGCGTCGTCGATGTGATCCTCGAAGAACATCTGCGACAAAACAGAAACGCAGTCAGGCAGGAAGTGTAAGATGCGTCACGCGCATCAAAATAGTTCTTTTTatctaattgtttttataatagtTTTTTCCTTAAAGGATAACGCTACAGGAAGTACAACAGCAGGATGGTACAGGAAGTGCAATGGCgggacacagaacacacactggGATTCTAATATGGGTTGATTTTCTGTAGAAGAATGCTAACGCACAAGGCAAATTCATCATAAGACCATAATTCTTTACTCCAGGTGCATTGCTTACATGTCCAAAATCATTAAAGCCCTAAAGAGTACAAGAAAGACCATGAAATACCACACAGAACAATCCATATCCTACACTCCAGTAAAAATTCCAGGTAATTCTAAATATGTGCCATCTAAAGAAGCTTGCATTAATGTTTCAACTCAAGCGTTTCCATCACGAACTCTGTGCTCAACTTGGTCACAGCCCTTTATAGAAGACTTAGGGTCTAATTTACTAAGATCCTTTACtaaaaaccttttagcacatgcaaaactaataacgtgaccaatgattggtcacaGAATTTCCTTTGccccaatcattggtcatgttactagatttgcacatgctaaagttTGCGGGTTGGCGCAGTACCTCTCTCATCTTAAAGAAGGCCATGCCCGTGAGGAGGGAGTCGGAGCCAGCCTGGTGCTGAGGCCCTAtcctctccagctccagctgctCCGCCACTTCCTGCAGGCCACCCTGTCCACCAAACAGCACTTGGTCACGAGTGGAGAACGGAAAACGGATCTTGATCAATGGTAACCGCAGCAAGCAACTGGCTAGCACAAGCAAACGGCACAAAGTCTAGGCTTAACCATGCATCTCAAAGGACATCTGGACCAAAGCCACTGCTTAACAAACCAAAATGATCTGTAACGACACAGCAACGGAAAGAGCTTtctgctgaaaagctttttGTAAGCGAATAGGCTGAAGTCACCTTTAGGTTTTTGCAGCTTTTCATGAGGTACTTCACATCATAAATAATGGGGAAAAATAATCGCAGGATCTCAAAAAAGTCCACCTCTTCGTCCGGCAGGTTGGAGTTGGACAAAATTTTGATTAGGTATCCGAAGTCATAGCCGCTGCAACGACAGAGAAGGAAACTTGAGCAAACGGCAACGCCGCGAACTTGCGGAAAGAAGGATAACAACAACATAGGCGAAGACGGTGTCTGATtagaacagaaaatataaataagaaaaaatgcattgcttGAAAAAGAATGTGGAAATCACTCAAAAGTAAAGAGGAGACAGATGAAGTGTTCGGCTCGGCACGCGCCTTTGTGAAAGACACCGGAGTGAAGTGAAGAGTCGCTAAGTGTTGTGAAGCGCGGTGAAGAGTCGCGAAGCGCGGCGTACCTGTGGAAAGACAGCCACTTGACGCCCTCGCAGAGCACCACCCCCGAGGTCATGAGCAGCTCGGCGAAGTACAGCGTCTCGATCCCCTCCTCCTCGTGCTTCTTGAACTGGATTCCCGACGTCGTCAGCAGCTCGATGGAGTCCTGCGCGTACATGTCCTCTCTGTCGGAGGGGAAACAAAGGGAGGCGCCACTCGAACCCGGACTGACACTCCAAACgcagggccacacacacacagagctattTCTGGAAACAGTGACTATGGTAGACTACAAAGGGAAGAGTGCCGAATcacatgcattcatatttatctAACCAGGAAGTcccttgtgtttaaaaaaaaaattaaatattaaatattttcactggagacaatgcaataatgcaaatatatatttataatttttttttctcatacaaTTCAGATGTGATCTTCTGAATGAAAAAGCATAACTCTTGAAGTGGTGGaataatttgtctttttaacctttttttttttacataatttgcataatttacaCAAATCCCCAAAGGAAAACTTCCATGTACTTCAATAATGTAGTTTTTCAACATCTGTGAGTCCTGTTTCAGTACCTGcgactaaaaaaaaagaaacttaaaatgaattaattatgaaaaaatagtACATGCAGCGTGAATCCAGCATGAACAACACCATGACTTAGCAAACGATCACCTTCGGTTGTGAGACTACAGCAAACATGAGCGAGACTACGCACACTCCCAATGTGTGTTTACAAGCCCACCGGGTTAACTGACATAACACAGAAGCAAAAAGGTTAGAAGATCACAGACGGCTTTGTGCTTACGTGAGATTAAACTTAAAATTGAACTGCCATGTTGACGTTCCTGGTGGGTATTCACCCTGTTCATTCATGAACGTTAAACCTAGCTGAATTATCTTTAACAAGTCCACATTACATCGGAGTAACTGGTACTGGTAGTCAGCATTGCTTCTGAATTCTCCGATCGGTCTTGCAACTACACCTGGAAACTCTGTATCCTACAAACAAAACGGGAAACACACTTTAAGTCCACTTCACATATTTGATATGACTGCATACAAGAAAACAGGTCAAGCACACAGCAGCTCATCTGAAACTGAAAATCATTCATAGCATGTCAAGAATATCCACTCCTTTCATGATAGGTTAAATTATATGACACATCTCCTTGGCTATCCACCCAGCTACCCTTCCAGAACAAACTCATCGATTAGCCTAGAGTGTTGCGATCCGTGCCAGAACTCAACTCACCATTGCAATGTAGTTGTACTTGCGGATGACATGCCGGATTCTCTTCAACTCTTCGTCCAGGTTGCATGCCCAAACATCACATATTCTTTGGCTATGATCCACAGTTGCTGCGGGCATAATGCCAGTTTCAGATGCAAGGCATCAAAAACAACCAACCTTCTGGTCAGGACAACTGCATGGAATTACTGGTCCCGATCCTTCTTTACGACCTTGAATGGGGGGGGAACATAACCTAAGTTACATACACCATCCACGCTAGGCACGTTAGCTCCTTAAATCACTGACAATAAAAGCTACAGCCCACATATTAAATattgcacaaataaacacactcaTCACTTCAATCTTCTAGGCATCATACATGAGTGcaaattaatattaaacataatatCTTAGTCCAATATATTGTGCAAACCTATCTGGCTCTGTCTGTGACAGTCATTTCAAAGCACGAACAAACCAGCACTCAATAACTGTAGACTAACGATAGGTCTAATTAATTAACATCAACTACTGGCCTTGTcgcactacaaaaaaaaaagaacatcataGAGTATGGACGACAAATCTTTCTGTACAGCTGCTACCGCAAGCTAACTCGGTTGCTGAGCCCAAACGCGTCACCGTGGCATCTGGCTGGGTGGGTGTGTAACACTTGCAGTAGTTTTCTGTTCTCCTTTCGATTATGGAAACATATTAAGTATCAGCTCcgatgaaaatgacaaatgcagACACCTAACCTACTAACTAGTCTGTCACTTAACTTGCCAGCTAGGTAACTGATCTTTATCCAATGACTCTGTTAGATAGCCAGAAAGTTTCTCCTTCAAGCCGCAAACATTACCATGCAACTATTTAGCTTGAGATCTAGCCAAGAATATCGAATGGGTGGGGTCAACACGCGTTAACTAAGGGTCGGGGCAATACTCAACGCTAATGTTATGATACATGCCAGCTAGTCAGCAAGAAACTACTGGAAATAAGCTATATTATGTTAGTGTTCATCCAATTCTTAATCATTTTCTAAAGTTGACAAGATAGGCGAGCTAACTTGGAAGCTAGATAACGTTAGACCCATTCAACTACGAATGTGACAAATGAACGTTTAGTATTTAACCGAGTACTTATGTAGTTAGCGGAAACTGCACAATCGTGTTAACAATATTCTGATGTTGAGCTAGCAGCCACACACTGTGAACTAAAAGGCAAACCAATGTTGCTTGTAATGTTGCCATGCACTGtttggctaagttagctagcaagctaaagAACTCGCGTGGCTGCGACAAGGAGCTCAAGGcagataacgttagctaacgttagctagcttgttgcTCACTGTAACTTACCTTTGCCAAACATAACAATggcatttcaaatgtaatttaaatgcatttttaataaataatcgTTTACCTTGGCTAGATAGGGCCGGGTCTGGTATCTAacttttaaatagttttattgtGTATATCACGAAATCAACGTTCAGCTTCCACCACTGAACTTCCATTACACCAAAACCACTAACGCCTGTGACGTAATCAACTTGTAAGCATTGACCTTTCAACTCCaggaatgttaaataaaaatttatttccaATTCAATACCTTGA
The nucleotide sequence above comes from Anguilla rostrata isolate EN2019 chromosome 7, ASM1855537v3, whole genome shotgun sequence. Encoded proteins:
- the cnot7 gene encoding CCR4-NOT transcription complex subunit 7 isoform X3: MYAQDSIELLTTSGIQFKKHEEEGIETLYFAELLMTSGVVLCEGVKWLSFHSGYDFGYLIKILSNSNLPDEEVDFFEILRLFFPIIYDVKYLMKSCKNLKGGLQEVAEQLELERIGPQHQAGSDSLLTGMAFFKMREMFFEDHIDDAKYCGHLYGLGSGSSYVQNGTGNAYEEEANKQQS
- the cnot7 gene encoding CCR4-NOT transcription complex subunit 7 isoform X1, with amino-acid sequence MPAATVDHSQRICDVWACNLDEELKRIRHVIRKYNYIAMDTEFPGVVARPIGEFRSNADYQYQLLRCNVDLLKIIQLGLTFMNEQGEYPPGTSTWQFNFKFNLTEDMYAQDSIELLTTSGIQFKKHEEEGIETLYFAELLMTSGVVLCEGVKWLSFHSGYDFGYLIKILSNSNLPDEEVDFFEILRLFFPIIYDVKYLMKSCKNLKGGLQEVAEQLELERIGPQHQAGSDSLLTGMAFFKMREMFFEDHIDDAKYCGHLYGLGSGSSYVQNGTGNAYEEEANKQQS
- the cnot7 gene encoding CCR4-NOT transcription complex subunit 7 isoform X2 gives rise to the protein MPAATVDHSQRICDVWACNLDEELKRIRHVIRKYNYIAMDTEFPGVVARPIGEFRSNADYQYQLLRCNVDLLKIIQLGLTFMNEQGEYPPGTSTWQFNFKFNLTEDMYAQDSIELLTTSGIQFKKHEEEGIETLYFAELLMTSGVVLCEGVKWLSFHSGYDFGYLIKILSNSNLPDEEVDFFEILRLFFPIIYDVKYLMKSCKNLKMFFEDHIDDAKYCGHLYGLGSGSSYVQNGTGNAYEEEANKQQS